Part of the Candidatus Deferrimicrobiaceae bacterium genome, CTCGCGCCGACCGAAAACGGTGCGGCTTCTCGAGGACACCTGCCGGATCTTCTCCCCGCTCTTCTGACGGGGTCTTCCCGCCTTAGTACTCCGCTTCATAAATACGGTGTCGCACCGAGAGCGTCGATGCGCCGCGCCAGCAAGGCGCGCGACTGAGGCATACCGTTGAGTATGGTGAAGGAGCGCAACGAAGCTGGAGCGGATGCAGCGGCGCTCGAATGCAACCGTATTTGTGAAACGGAGTACTTAGGGGTGGACCAGGGTGGCGGCGGTCCGGTATACCTCGGCGAACGTCGATGGGGAAAGCGTGGTGTGCCAGTGGCCGGTCAGGCGGGCGACGCCCCACAGGAGGAAGATCGTCCCCAGACCGGCAAGCGGGATGAGATAGGGGGAGAGGGATCCCTTTCCCTTCCGGGTGACCGTCAGGCAGTCCTCCACGGGACAGGAGGTGACGCACGACATGCACCCCGTGCACTCGGGGGTCCACACGGAGGCTTTCCGGTGGACGGTGATCTCCACGGGACAGGCCCGGGTGCACGCCTTGCAGTCGATGCAGACCGCCTCGTCCCGCACGACCCGCTGGGGAGACGTCCAACTGACAAGCCCAAGCAGCGCCCCGTACGGGCACAGGTACCGGCACCAGAAATGCTTGATGACGAGGGAGAGGAGGACCAGGGCTCCCAGGATACCGCCGGCGGTCCGGGAGATGTCGGTGAAGAAGAGGAGCATCTTGGCGTCGGCGGCGTAATTGTAGGGGGTGTGCATGAACCGGTCGATCGCCGCCGCGTCCATTTTCCAGAGGATCGCCCAGGCGAAGAAGGCGAGCAGGAGATACTTGAGGGAAATCAGGCCCCGGTCCGCCCACCGGTTCACGAGGATCTCCCTCTTTTGCCTTCTCCAGAGCGTTCTCTTCCCCGCCCACTCCAGCGCGCGGGAGATTCCGCCCACCGGGCAGACCCAGGAGCAGAAGACCTTGCGGGCGACCAAGGAGGAGAGGATCGCCGCGATCAGGATGGTGAGACCGGCCGGGTGCACGTCGTCGTACCGTCCGGTGAGCAGGAAGCGCTTCAGGCCGACGAGGGCGCTGATGGGCAGAAACCCCTCCACCGCCGGCGGCCGGTGGGCGGTGACCGGGCCTCCCGAAACGATCTGCCGGGAGAAGGAGGAGAATTCGATCCCCACCAGGACGAAGAAGAGGAGGTAAGCGCCCTGAACCACCCACCGAAGCGTGGGGAGGAGCGCATAGGGGTTGCGCCACTTCGCGGGGGCCGGCCCCTCCTGTGCGAGCGCCCCGGCGGGTTCCGTCATCGATGTTCCTCTCTCCCGTGCCCGAGTGGATGCTGGTTCCCTACTTTACCATTCTCGTTTTTGCCTTCCTTGACCTGACTCAACCCCCTCCATACACTGGAGTCGTCCGGGCGGTCCCGGGCAAGGGGAGTCCTCGATATGACGCTTGTGGGGGAACTGTTCGTAGCCGACGTCCTCGGAAAGCCGGTGCTCGACCCGTTGGGCGATGAGATCGGGAGACTGCGCGACATCGCGGTGGTCGGCGGCGGGACGTTTCCCCGGGCGGCGGGTCTTCTGCTGGAGAGGAAAAAAAAGGTTCTCTTCCTTCCGTGGGAGGATCTGAGCATCTTCAACCGGCGGATCATCTCCTCGCGGAAACGGGAATCCGATCTGTCGGAATACGCGCCGGCCCACGACCAGCTGCTCATCGGGAAGGATCTCCTGGACAAGCAGATCGTCGACATCGACGGCGCGAAGGTCGTTCGGGTCAACGACGTCAAGCTTGCCGAGGAAGGGGGAGCCGCCTGCGTCACGGGCGTGGACGTGGGAGTGCGCGGGATCCTGCGCCGGCTCGGGGTGGAGCGGAGGGGCGAGGCCTTCTTCCGGGCGATCCG contains:
- a CDS encoding 4Fe-4S binding protein, whose translation is MTEPAGALAQEGPAPAKWRNPYALLPTLRWVVQGAYLLFFVLVGIEFSSFSRQIVSGGPVTAHRPPAVEGFLPISALVGLKRFLLTGRYDDVHPAGLTILIAAILSSLVARKVFCSWVCPVGGISRALEWAGKRTLWRRQKREILVNRWADRGLISLKYLLLAFFAWAILWKMDAAAIDRFMHTPYNYAADAKMLLFFTDISRTAGGILGALVLLSLVIKHFWCRYLCPYGALLGLVSWTSPQRVVRDEAVCIDCKACTRACPVEITVHRKASVWTPECTGCMSCVTSCPVEDCLTVTRKGKGSLSPYLIPLAGLGTIFLLWGVARLTGHWHTTLSPSTFAEVYRTAATLVHP